GTGCACACGGACCTTGGTTTACACATGGCTGCCATGTGACAATGGGGAGTCTCCGTCAGCTGTCCCCATGCCCCACTGCTGCCTTCCACACCATCCACTTCAATGGTGGCGTCTGCCTGGCTCCTACAGGGATCTTTGACCCCCACTCTCAGACCAGCACTCCCTGAGGGGACACTGAGTGTGAGTAGTAGGGACACACCCAGTGCTGCCCCCTCTCTGTGTCACACCTGCCTTAATTCCTGGTCTGCATGTTAAGTTTTAGAAACTCCTACAATTAATATTCCTGGCTCTGGAGTTtgcttaaagaaaaacatttttagaacttCTGCATTAGCAGAACTTACTTGCTATTGCTCAGGGTACACATAAGAGGACAAAACCAACTCCTAACCTCCCACACCTACAGACAGCCCTGCAGTGGAGAACATCCCATCCTTCTGTTTGTGTCACTGAAATCAGAAGGGGGCAGGATGCTCTGAAGGGAAAGGTAGGAATATGTACAAAACCTCTTGGTTCACTTGCCTGGCGGGAGATGCGGGTACAAGGCAGCTTCCTTCAGCCCTGTGGGTCCCTCCTGGGAGGGGTCCAGAGAGCTTGGCCCTTCGGATTCTGGCATCTGTAGGGACTGGAGTTCACCTGTAGACGGGTCCACTTCTTTTGAAGACAAGTGGGTCCAGTCTTCATCTCCTCCTGAACAGTTATCCGACTCCATCTGTTCCTGGAACAAAACTCACCATGAGCACACAGGAGACACGCACAACAGGCCAAGCCTGACCATGGCACTGACTCCTGGCAAACAAACAGTCGGGGAGCATGCATGCACACGTGCGTTTAAGGCTGCAGGGGTCTAGGGGGAACAGTGAGCCACTCATAAAGACCAAGTAACTACAAAGTTCTAGCAGGTTCCCAGAGTGACTTGAATGGCACAGACAtcactgcagcagcagcagctccctCGGGTTTTCTACGTGGGGCTGCATAGGTGCTGAGGGTGAGGCGGAGGTGCAGGCCACAAATCACTAGGCTGGCCGTGGTCCCAGGTGGTGGGAGGGGCACAGGCTTGCCTCAGGGCGCCCCTCGGACTCCAAGGCGATCTTTCTCATCTGCTCCGCCAGAGACTGCGTGGCGGCCTCAACGTTCCCACCCGGCTTGCTGGGTTCAGAGCAGCAGCTGCTTGGCTGTGAGCTGCTCTTCTCTGTGCTGGAACTCTCTGGAGAGACGGGGGTCAGGCGGCTTCTTTTCCCTCCGTGCTCCACATCAATGTCAACTTCAATGCCTAGAGGCCAAGGAGGAAAGAGCTGTGAAGTTCCCCCAAGGATGCACCTGCAAGCAGGAGCTTGGCCTGTGGGGACTACAGACTCACGAAGATCGCATGTTCAGTCCCCACAAGCAGGTGAGGGTCTGGATGGTGGCACTCAGCGTGTGGATGCAGGTGCTAGGTTCTCCTACCCAACTCGACCCCGGAATCACACAGCCAGTATAGGACCAGACGATGCAAACTCATGAGTCAGGCTTCTCCCAGTATGCCAGCTACAAATCTCTGTGGCTTCTGGAAACATTCTCGGTGTGCCCATGATACTGgacctttctctttctccaattCAGTAAAACATTAACCTCAGCTAGCATCTAAGGTCAGCTTCTGAGCCAGAAAGTCCAAAGAGACCTTGTTTTTCCTAACCATGCAGGACATAGGCCACACAGCAGGTAGGGCCAGGCCCTAAGTACAGGGAGAGCCAGTACTGCCTGTGGCAAGCACCTCCAGCCACAGTGATGGAAGGCCATGTGCCTCCTGACACCTGCACAGAGGCTTTGTACGACGACACATACACGCACCTTAACGCTGGGACTCTCCTCAGGGAGGTGGACAGGCCATGCAGGCGAGGCATGGGGCCCGACACTGGCAGCGCAGGGCACCTGCACACCTCCAGGCTCACGTGACTCACCAGGGACGGGAGAATCACCTGCactatttttgaaattaaatgtGTCAAAAGTCTCCACACACAGCTTAAGAGTCACCAGTTGCCAAAGGCTGTGGTGCAcactccctgcccccatcccacTCCCCAAAGCCTCCCTGTGCCCTTTCAGCTCATGCTGTTCTTGCCTGCTGAGTTCATAGCTGTGCATTTCCTACTCTAGACCAGTATCTGCCTCTCCTTCCACTACCCTTTCCAAGACTCAATTTTTTGTTAAAAGAACATtcagtaggccaggcgcggtggctcatgcctgtaatcccagcactttgggaggccgaggcaggcagatcatgaggtcaggagattgagaccatcctggctaacggtgaaacctcgtctctactaaaaatacaaaagatcagctgggcgtggtgctgttCGCCTGTAGTCTcacttactcgggaggctgaggcaggagaatcgcttgaacccgggaggcggaggttgcagtgagctgagatggcgccactgcactccagcctgggcgacaagagcaagactcatctcaaaaaaaaaaaaaaaaaaaaaaaaaattcaaaaagaacatTCAATGTTTCAGCTAGTACCTCTACCTAAATGTTCTTTGCTGGGTCAGGTAGCAGACTGTTTCCTTGTATAGCTTTTTGTTTTCCTACCACTGATGAtggcttctcttttcctttttttgttttgtagacggagtctcgctctcttgcccaggctggagtgcagtgccgcaatctctcggctcactgcagcctctgcccaccaggttcaagtgattctcctgcctcagcctcccgagtagctgagactacaggcacgtgccaccatgcccagctaatttttgtatttttagtagagacggggtttcaccatgttggccaggctgctcttgaactcctgacctcaggtgatctgcccgccttggcctcccaaagtgcttggattacaggtgtgagtcactgcgcccagcctgccttCTCTTTGCATTTGCTAACTTTCCCCATGTTCTCCCACAGCATCTCCGTAGTTTTCTACAAGGGTGAAGTGGATCAGAGGCCCCACTCGTTCTGGTGTTTTCCATAGAGAGTGCCCCTCGCTGTGCAGCCTCCTGTTCCAGCCAGGACTGGCAGCTCTCTGGGCAGGCTCCACTGTGATGCTGTGGCCGCCTTTACTTTCACCCTCTGTCCTGTTAGTTCCCGTTTCCTAATACCTCTGTGCTTCATTTTGGGTTTCCCTCTTCATGTGGTTCAAACCAAGGTTAAAATAATTAAGACTGTATACCAGAAAGTAACTTTGTTCTGCCCTGATACTTGATCATTttagctgggtatagaattctaggctggaccaggcacagtgactcaggcATGTAACCCTAACACTCTGGGAGAACAACATGagagatctcttgagcccaggagttcaaaatcggcctgggcagcatggcaagacaccccatctctacaaaaaaattttaaaatagctaggcacagggctgggcacggtggctcacacctgtaatcccagcactttggaaggtgaaggcaggtggatcatgagatcaggagtccaagatcagcctggccaagatggtgaaaccccatctctagtaaaaatataaaaatcagccaggcatggtggcgggtgcctgtagtcccagctactcaggaggctgaggcagaaaattgcttgaacccaggaggtggaaactgcagtgagctgagatcgcaccactgcactccagcctgggcgacagtgagactccgactcagggtggggggaagaaaaagaaaaaaatatctaggcacagtggcacatgcctgtagtctcagctacttgggaggctgaagcaaaaggatcacttgagcccacgagatCGAGACAACtgtaaccactgcactccagcccagatgacagaccctgtttcaaaaacaaaacaattctagGCCGAAAAGCCTTTTTAACTAATTTCTGGAGTCATCAGTTGTTCCATTGTCTCCTAGCTGTTCATGTTTGTTTGCTCTTTGTATTCCCAAGTATTTACAATAACCTAGAGTTACAGAAGCCCCTCTTTCTTTATCCTCAGGGTTCTGACACTTGACAACGATAAGCTTTGCTGTGGGGTCTTTCTCAGTCATTGGCAGCCGCTTTCAATCTAGAAGATAACGTCTTCATTgccaagaaactttttttttttttttttttttttttttttgaggcaaggtctggttccgtcgcccaggatggagtgcagtggtacaatccagGCTCgttgcaccctctgcctcccaggctcaagccatccccaacctcagcctcccgagtagctggggccataAGTACACAactccatgcctggctagttttcgtAGTGTTTGTAGACACGGGAAGTGGGGGAcggtgtctccctctgttgccaaggctggtctcaaactcatgagctcaagtcacctgcctgccttggtctcccaaagtgttgggattacaggcatgagccaccatgcctggcgccAAGAAACTGTCTTGCATCCTATGTTCATTTCCTCCTTTCAGTTTTCTATTCTTTCTGGAATTCCTACTCATCCTATATTGGGCTTCTAGActtgttcctgcgttagtttctctttcctctcctatCTCGATCTTGCTTTTGGAATATCTGCTTGAGACAATATTAGAATCTAAGTcttcttttgaagttttttttctatttacattttttaatttcaagaacTTTGTTCCCTTTGTTATCCTTTTTATAGTATCCTGTTCCTTTTTCATGCAGACAATACTCTTTTGTATCTCACTGAGGGCATTAACATTCTCTTCCCTTTAAGACCTTTTCTCCCACGTGTGGGGCTTTCCTCAGATGGCTGGTGACCCAAGGCTGGCTGATCCCACTGAAGCACTAAGAAAGGTTGACAGGAAGCCTTCTGTGGGGCCAGCGCCATCACCAACTTTCCCTCTGCAGGGTGCCGGGGGGTCTGGCAGGCAGGAGCTGTAGGACACTTCTCTGGGGGCATTCAGCCTCCCTCAGCAGGGACTCCCCACCTCCTGCCTGGCCAGGGAACTGACTGCTGGGCCCATGGCTCATTCGGGATGCCCAGTTTCAGGCTGGTGCCTCACCCTGCCCTGTGTCTCTGGTATCCCATGCTGAAGCTTCCCTGGGTCAGGTGCTTCTGGAATTGAACATGAGGTCTCCTTCAATTGTTGGCAAGAGCCATCATCTGGCCCACTGACACTCTAACTGACACTAACTCAGTGAGTACTGAGTCTCTGACACTCACTAGAGGTTTTCAACCCTCCCCCCTTGTTCCTGTCCCCCATCACTCCCACCTCTTGCCTTTCCTGGTACCGGAACAGATGGTCTTGCTTCTCACCAGGATGCCCTGTTCTGGCACAGAGATTTCTGAAGCTTCCCTCAGCAGGTTGCCACCCTCCCTCCATTTCCATCTTCCAAAAGCTGATCACGTTTGTCTTTTCCTCTGTTACTTTGTctatagtgttttcttttttgtgtaagCACTTTCCTCTTATTTCAATAGAGTTTAAGGGGGGAGCAGAGGTAGAAGCAGGCTTAACTACAAGTACCTCCATctgtaatatttaaattatttttctcctttattcttccCAACTTGTGATTATGAAAAGGTTGAagctgccgggcacagtggctcacgcctgtaatcccagcattttgggaggccaaggcgggcggatcacctgaggtcaggagttcgagaccagcctgaccaacatggagaaacctcatctctactaaaaatacaaaattagccaggcgtgatggcacgtgcctgtaatcccagctacttggaaaggctgaggcaggagaattgcttgaacccgggaggcggaggttgtagtgagccaagatcacaccattgcactccagcctggacaacaagagcaaagtctgtctcaaaaaaaaaaaaaaagataagaaaaagaaaaaaggttggaacaaacaaaaagttgaaagaatagtaCAAACAATACCCATATGCTTTTTAAATGGGTAACGAGACTCGCCTGTAAACAGATCAGAGAAATCACAGAATTAGGATCTCTCCAACTTGATGATGAAAGCCTGAGATTTCAGGCCTTATAATAAGACTGGACAGGCTActttgtctatggagtagccattcttgtattcctttactttcttaagaaatttgctttcacttaaaaaaaaaaaaaaaaaaaagactagatgaTGCTCTGTGCCCTGCTGCCCCACAAAGCCTCTGCGTGTCGGTTTATCAAAGATACCGTGACCAGGAGGGGCCCTGTGGCTTCGTGTCCTGCATCTCGGGGCCTGCAGCCTCACCGCCAGGAGCAGCCTGGGTCTCGGTGGCTCCCTCAGTGAGTTCTCACCCCCCCACCACCAAAAGGCCTTGGCACTTCACATGAAAGCCGCCGCTTACCCCACACACACTGCCACCGGGAGGCAGCTGTTGACTCGTTCCCCTTTGGGCCCTGCTCTGGGAACAGTCCCTTCTAGGCAGTTAACCTGTGAGTCATCCGGCTTATAGTTGCtcataaagaaaggaaagaaactagCACTAACTTATACAACAGTCTAAGCCACTCCGCGACTGGCTCTCCTCAGCTGAAACCACTCAGTCTATTTTACTAAAATCTTCCTTGTTTGTAGAGCTCCAGGCTCCTCCCTAGTTAGGAGAAAGCAATTCTATCCACTTTAAGCCATTAGCTTTTAGTGCTCAAAGACATctgagggccgggtgtggtggctcacgcctgtaatcccagcactttgggaggccaaggcgggcggatcacgaggtcaggagatcgagaccatcctggctaacacagtgaaaccccgtctctactaaaaatacaaaaaattagccgggcgtggtggtggttgcctgtggtcccagctactcgggaggctgaggccagagaatcacttgaacctgggaggaggcagaggttgcagtgagccaagatcacaccactgcactccagcctgggcgacaagggtgaaagtctgtctcaaaaaaaaaaaaaaaaaaaaaaaaaaaaaaaaaccagactaGCGATTCTTCTTTCCTATTCTCTGACTTCGCCTCTAAACTCTAGTACAGAAGCCATGTGTGTTTGGGCTGTTTAGTTCAGAAGCAATGCCAAGATGTCACTGCCACCTCAAAGTGGAATGAgcaaggctgggtacagtggctcatgcctgtaatcccagcactttgggaggccaaggtgggtggatcacctgaagtcaggagttcaagaccagcctggccaacgtggcgaaaccccgtctctactaaaaaaaatacaaaaattagctgggcgtggtggcgggtacctgtaatcccacttacccaggaggctgaagcaggggaatcgcttgaacccaggagggggaggttgcagtgagcagagatggcaccactgcactccagcctccatgacagagcaagactccatctcaaaaaaaaaaaaaaaagtggaatgaGCAGGGTTGGAGCAGATGGCAGTCATGCCCTGTAGCCACAGGAGGCAGCAGGCAGGGTTCGGACGCCACTCCTAGCAGCATTCTTTCAGACACTGAACACAACCTTTGGACAGGCTGGGTGGACACAGCCTGCCACTGTGGTCGCAAAAACAAGCTCACTCTTCTAGTGAGAGATGCAGGTGTCCCAGCGATCCATCTGCCATGACGGATCCACCGTCATCTTCAACTAGAAGTTGGCTTCATTCACCGATTCTCACTGCCACATGCCTAACCCTGCAGCACCCGCCCCAGACCCTTAGCTAGACGCAACAGGCACTTTCTAAGGCCCAGCAGGGAGGGGTCTCAGAGCCTGAGCTCATGCCTGGGGTCAGGtggccccttcccccaccccacagaccCACTGTGCAACCTGAGGCACCAGAACTGGGTGTCACCCAGAGCACCTGCCTCCACCTTCTCCCCGCTCTGAGGCAGGCCCAGCACTCAGAAGCAGCGGAAAGGTTTGGGGGGTTGtaaactaaaagaagaaaaagataaatagcaTGTCAACTAACTACTACCCAGGTCCTCAAAAGTCCAAATCCCAAGGCCTGGCTTAGGGGAAAATGCAGACTATTGTTCACCCAAAGGAGGGCAGTCAGAGGTGACAGGCAAGACCTGCAACCAGAGTCTGGTCACCCTCCCTTACAGGGATTATCCCAACTAAATGCCGGCTGATTCTACTTCACTCCATGTAGAAAGCTCGAGAATTTTGTCAGGGAATTCAACCTGAGTTGCCTGTGGTCCAGCACTACTGAAGGTTGATTTGAGGCAACAAATCCTCACCGGTGTCAAGGGCATGTCAATTACCCATTCCTCTGCAGTATTCCAGGTGAAAAGTTACATAAAGTGCAGTCTGAGTCAGGGAAGCACTGGGCAAGGAGGCGCACTCACCCAGAGGGCTAAGGGCAGCTGCCACACTCTCCCCCACGTTCTTCAGGAAATTCACGCTGGGATCCTCCGATGGAGCAGAAGCTTTGATTTTTACAAAGATCAGATAAAGATATCTTTAATGCCTTGGGTACCTGTCACAGTCCCGTCACCTTCTTGACAAGGTCCCTGTGTTCCCGGGTGACCTTTAACCCAGACGTCTTGTCCAGTGGCCCACTCAGcatccccctctccttcctcccactctgCACCCCCCGGCCCCGCACAGAGAGCCTCTCCACTCTCCCGTGCCGTTCCCCCTCAACTGTGACCCTGGTGCTCAGCAACCCCAGAGAGGCTCAGGCTCAGTCCACTGTGAATACTGATGACATCCTTGAGTAAATATGTTATTTACTCAAAGTCAAGCAAACATCCCCATCTTTGTCCCCAAGGGTGAGGTGATTCACAGGACACAGTAACATTAATAAAATCAGAATCCAAAAATCTGGACTACAAAGCTAAGGGTCTTTAACTTCTAACTATGTTTAAAAGGACTTCAGCAACTTCGGCTCTGATCTTCCTGACAACCATCACAAAAGAGAACAAAGTGCATCAAAGATCCCTGGGCTGGAAGGGCCTCCCTGCCTGCACCTCAGTGTACCTCAGGAGGGCAGCCTCCTGAGGTGGGAAGGGCTGTGCAGGTGAATGTGTGGCCTCAGGCACTTAggcacctcagtttccccatttgggAAATGCAGAGAATACCCCCCCACTTTGCAGGGTTCTTGTGCGATCATAGGACACTGGGAAGGTGGGGAGGTATCCTGAATTCTTGCCTTGCACACAGGCTTTGCACAAGGGCCCTGCACACAGGCTGCCTGACTACTGTCACCAAACAGAAGCCGGTTCCAACGCAAGCCTCACCTGATTCCGCCGTGGGACCAGGGCGGGCATCTCCTGCACGAGGAGGACGTGGGCTCCAGTTTCCTGGTGGACCCATTTCCCATCCTGGCCACCCGAAGTGCCCGTGTTTCATCTTCCGGAGCCAGCGGCTGTGCGAGAAGCCCTGGGGGAGGAATTAGCAGAGGGGCAGGCAGTGAGCGGGTCAAGGTTCCTGCCACCCTGAGCCCACCCCAGGCCTACACAGAGGGCCTGCTCACCTCAGACAGGTGCCCGAAGGGGCTGGGGAACGCGAGCTTGGTGTGTCCCCGGTGCAAGCCCTTTCCCTCACAGACGCTACACAAGTCGTAGTCTGGGCAGACGCTGCACTTGTAGCGGGTTCCTACCACGGGCCCATTGCAGCCATCACAGATCACATTGGGGTGCACCATGTTGCGAGGCGCCTCCTGAGCACACGGTGGGCGGTGGTCCCGCCGgcactcttttttctctacagGAAGGGTAGAGAGAGCCGGTAGGGTGGGGCCCCCTAAAGTCCTCCCCCTCTATCATCACTGTGGGGCTGTCACTGCCAGCAAGGCCCCTGGCCCTGCTCTCCAGTGTGGAGTCCACACAAAATTCAGCCGCTTAGGTGAGGGCAGCAGAGCAACCAAGAACCTGCTAGGAGGTTCCCAGTCCCTGTGTCTATTACCCGGGAACTGTGGCCCAGGCAGCAGAGCAGCAGCAAAGAGCCCTGTCTGCACAGCTTGGGCCATGCTCTTCACCCAAGCACCACGGCAGCAGACCCCATCCCTAGAGTGAACATGGACTCCTCTTTCTCAGGTCAGGCACAGCACTTaatatgtcttttttgttgttgttgttgttgcctaggctggagcgcagtcgTGTGAGTTCGGCTCGTGGCAACCTCCGCTctccaggtttaagcgattctcatctcagcctcctgagtagctgggactagaagcgcgtaccaccacacccggctaatttttgtatttttagtagagacaaggtttcaccacgttggccaggctggtcttaaactcctgacctcaggtgacctgcccgcctcggcctcccaaagtgctgggattacaggcgtgagccaccgcgcccaaccagcCCCTTACCTTTAATGTAGATTCGGAAGATGTCATCCTTCACATAGGACATGGCCATTGTCAATTCCTCATCACTGGAAAAGGCAACCAAGTCCCCGTCCTCATCTAGATTGTTTAAAAGACAGCACATGAGCACCCAGGGGT
The Symphalangus syndactylus isolate Jambi chromosome 7, NHGRI_mSymSyn1-v2.1_pri, whole genome shotgun sequence genome window above contains:
- the SQSTM1 gene encoding sequestosome-1 isoform X3 codes for the protein MRYEDGDLVAFSSDEELTMAMSYVKDDIFRIYIKEKKECRRDHRPPCAQEAPRNMVHPNVICDGCNGPVVGTRYKCSVCPDYDLCSVCEGKGLHRGHTKLAFPSPFGHLSEGFSHSRWLRKMKHGHFGWPGWEMGPPGNWSPRPPRAGDARPGPTAESASAPSEDPSVNFLKNVGESVAAALSPLGIEVDIDVEHGGKRSRLTPVSPESSSTEKSSSQPSSCCSEPSKPGGNVEAATQSLAEQMRKIALESEGRPEEQMESDNCSGGDEDWTHLSSKEVDPSTGELQSLQMPESEGPSSLDPSQEGPTGLKEAALYPHLPPEADPRLIESLSQMLSMGFSDEGGWLTRLLQTKNYDIGAALDTIQYSKHPPPL
- the SQSTM1 gene encoding sequestosome-1 isoform X1, with product MASLTVKAYLLGKEDAAREIRRFSFCFSPEPEAEAEAAAGPGPCERLLSRVAALFPALRPGGFQAHYRDEDGDLVAFSSDEELTMAMSYVKDDIFRIYIKEKKECRRDHRPPCAQEAPRNMVHPNVICDGCNGPVVGTRYKCSVCPDYDLCSVCEGKGLHRGHTKLAFPSPFGHLSEGFSHSRWLRKMKHGHFGWPGWEMGPPGNWSPRPPRAGDARPGPTAESASAPSEDPSVNFLKNVGESVAAALSPLGIEVDIDVEHGGKRSRLTPVSPESSSTEKSSSQPSSCCSEPSKPGGNVEAATQSLAEQMRKIALESEGRPEEQMESDNCSGGDEDWTHLSSKEVDPSTGELQSLQMPESEGPSSLDPSQEGPTGLKEAALYPHLPPEADPRLIESLSQMLSMGFSDEGGWLTRLLQTKNYDIGAALDTIQYSKHPPPL
- the SQSTM1 gene encoding sequestosome-1 isoform X2, with the translated sequence MASLTVKAYLLGKEDAAREIRRFSFCFSPEPEAEAEAAAGPGPCERLLSRVAALFPALRPGGFQAHYRDEDGDLVAFSSDEELTMAMSYVKDDIFRIYIKEKKECRRDHRPPCAQEAPRNMVHPNVICDGCNGPVVGTRYKCSVCPDYDLCSVCEGKGLHRGHTKLAFPSPFGHLSEGFSHSRWLRKMKHGHFGWPGWEMGPPGNWSPRPPRAGDARPGPTAESGIEVDIDVEHGGKRSRLTPVSPESSSTEKSSSQPSSCCSEPSKPGGNVEAATQSLAEQMRKIALESEGRPEEQMESDNCSGGDEDWTHLSSKEVDPSTGELQSLQMPESEGPSSLDPSQEGPTGLKEAALYPHLPPEADPRLIESLSQMLSMGFSDEGGWLTRLLQTKNYDIGAALDTIQYSKHPPPL
- the SQSTM1 gene encoding sequestosome-1 isoform X4; its protein translation is MAMSYVKDDIFRIYIKEKKECRRDHRPPCAQEAPRNMVHPNVICDGCNGPVVGTRYKCSVCPDYDLCSVCEGKGLHRGHTKLAFPSPFGHLSEGFSHSRWLRKMKHGHFGWPGWEMGPPGNWSPRPPRAGDARPGPTAESASAPSEDPSVNFLKNVGESVAAALSPLGIEVDIDVEHGGKRSRLTPVSPESSSTEKSSSQPSSCCSEPSKPGGNVEAATQSLAEQMRKIALESEGRPEEQMESDNCSGGDEDWTHLSSKEVDPSTGELQSLQMPESEGPSSLDPSQEGPTGLKEAALYPHLPPEADPRLIESLSQMLSMGFSDEGGWLTRLLQTKNYDIGAALDTIQYSKHPPPL